A genomic segment from Agrobacterium vitis encodes:
- a CDS encoding aspartate aminotransferase family protein, with protein sequence MMQHLVCGISSGGREVPDLDGKRFLVANAQGPYVWDEDGRRYVDTALGFGATFLGHTDPIVTEAIREALSKGSMPAYAHALEEEAAAALAAHSGDLTKVIFLNSGSEAVHLACRTARALTGRQKIVKMAAGYDGWFDDVAFGNAGAPEAKMAANERPSNGNTLLLRFNDRQDVELLFEECDDIAAIVLEPMMANAGCILADPGYLQHVASIAHQHGALVIMDEVLMGFRLHGGLASHLMGIHPDLATVGKAIGNGVAVAALLGTPEVMAAFEDRRVNRAGTYNGNPVACAAVKAAMSVIDTVDYGALEKVGTDLQAHAIHAFNNAGIDICASGYGTVFTLWRGKTPPSTYQEAAQRSDKNFTARLHTELRRNGVMSMYSQFGRYYLSARHKEEALGLWAEAFEKAARSIAT encoded by the coding sequence ATGATGCAACATCTGGTTTGCGGTATATCCAGCGGCGGACGTGAAGTTCCCGATCTGGACGGGAAGAGGTTTCTCGTTGCCAACGCACAGGGGCCGTATGTCTGGGACGAAGACGGTCGGCGATATGTCGATACGGCCCTTGGTTTTGGCGCGACGTTCCTCGGACATACCGATCCCATCGTCACCGAAGCCATCCGCGAAGCCTTGAGCAAAGGCTCGATGCCAGCCTATGCCCACGCCCTTGAAGAGGAAGCGGCAGCAGCCCTTGCTGCCCATAGCGGGGATCTGACCAAGGTCATCTTTCTCAACTCCGGCAGCGAGGCGGTGCATCTCGCCTGCCGGACGGCGCGCGCGCTGACCGGCCGGCAAAAAATCGTCAAGATGGCTGCCGGTTATGACGGCTGGTTTGACGACGTGGCTTTCGGCAATGCTGGCGCGCCCGAAGCGAAGATGGCGGCGAATGAGCGGCCATCGAACGGTAATACCTTACTGCTTCGCTTCAACGATCGGCAGGATGTCGAACTGCTGTTTGAGGAATGTGATGACATCGCCGCTATCGTCCTGGAGCCGATGATGGCCAATGCAGGATGTATTCTCGCCGATCCCGGATATCTGCAACACGTCGCCTCGATTGCCCACCAGCATGGTGCGTTAGTGATCATGGACGAAGTGCTGATGGGCTTTCGGCTCCACGGTGGCCTGGCAAGCCATCTGATGGGTATCCATCCGGATCTTGCCACGGTGGGCAAGGCAATTGGCAACGGCGTTGCCGTCGCAGCTTTGCTCGGCACGCCGGAGGTCATGGCAGCCTTTGAGGACCGTCGCGTCAACCGCGCCGGCACCTATAACGGTAATCCGGTCGCCTGTGCGGCCGTGAAAGCGGCGATGAGCGTCATCGATACCGTCGATTACGGCGCGCTCGAAAAGGTGGGAACAGACCTGCAGGCGCATGCGATCCATGCCTTCAACAATGCAGGCATCGACATCTGTGCGAGCGGCTATGGCACCGTCTTTACCCTCTGGCGCGGCAAGACGCCGCCCTCGACCTACCAGGAAGCGGCACAGCGGTCCGACAAGAATTTTACCGCCAGACTTCATACAGAACTGCGGCGCAACGGCGTGATGTCGATGTATAGCCAGTTCGGTCGGTATTATCTTTCCGCCCGGCATAAGGAGGAAGCGCTTGGTCTCTGGGCCGAGGCTTTTGAAAAGGCTGCAAGATCGATTGCAACCTGA
- a CDS encoding TRAP transporter large permease produces the protein MTVAVLILSFSFLLLIGVPIAWCMGVASLLTIYAGHLGLPFAWFAQQTIRGADAITLAAIPLFLFAGELMNRGGLTTRIMRVAEHVFGRITGGLGLVNVATALVYGGISGSATADTGAVGSIMIPAMAERGYPKAFAAAVTAASGTLGIIGPQSVILILYGVLTNTSIGGLLVAALLPGLFIAVTFMVTSYIVAKRHNFPRNETPAQWGEIGRDALGALPALLMPVLVLGSIIGGIATATEASALAVVYSFLVGIFVYRELPLRSLYSAASAAVATTGVIMMIMALATPFGWILTVEQVPANAAAWITGLHTTPLVTIILVLVLLKVVGFWLDLGPALIILAPILVPIALAAGMTPYQTGIVFTMTLGIGLFTPPIGTNIFVVCNVAKIDMWSVSKWLVPYWIASVVCVAALVAFPILTEWLPSLFGV, from the coding sequence ATGACCGTTGCCGTCCTTATCCTCAGCTTTTCCTTTCTGCTGCTGATCGGCGTTCCCATTGCATGGTGCATGGGCGTAGCCAGCCTGCTGACGATCTATGCCGGCCATCTCGGCCTGCCCTTCGCCTGGTTTGCACAGCAGACGATCCGCGGTGCCGATGCGATCACGCTCGCGGCCATTCCTCTGTTTCTCTTCGCCGGGGAATTGATGAATCGCGGTGGGTTGACCACCCGGATCATGCGGGTCGCGGAACATGTTTTCGGTCGCATTACCGGCGGCCTTGGCCTCGTCAATGTTGCAACGGCCCTCGTCTATGGGGGCATCAGCGGCTCGGCGACCGCCGATACCGGCGCGGTCGGATCGATCATGATCCCCGCCATGGCCGAGCGTGGCTATCCGAAAGCCTTTGCCGCAGCCGTCACCGCCGCCTCGGGAACCCTTGGCATTATCGGACCGCAGAGCGTCATTCTGATCCTCTATGGCGTGCTGACGAACACCTCCATCGGCGGCCTGCTGGTGGCAGCCCTGCTGCCAGGCCTGTTCATCGCGGTGACATTCATGGTCACATCCTACATTGTCGCCAAGCGCCATAATTTTCCGCGCAATGAAACACCCGCGCAATGGGGTGAAATTGGCAGGGATGCGCTTGGCGCTCTCCCCGCCCTGCTGATGCCGGTGCTGGTGCTGGGCTCGATCATCGGCGGCATCGCCACCGCCACGGAAGCCTCGGCGCTTGCCGTCGTCTATTCGTTCCTGGTTGGAATCTTCGTCTACCGGGAGCTTCCACTGCGGTCGCTCTATTCAGCGGCGTCGGCTGCCGTGGCAACAACCGGCGTGATCATGATGATCATGGCGCTCGCCACACCGTTTGGCTGGATTCTGACGGTCGAACAGGTGCCGGCCAATGCCGCAGCCTGGATTACCGGCCTGCATACGACACCGCTCGTCACCATTATCCTGGTGCTGGTATTGCTGAAAGTCGTCGGCTTCTGGCTCGATCTTGGGCCAGCGCTGATCATTCTGGCGCCTATACTGGTGCCGATCGCCCTGGCGGCGGGCATGACGCCCTATCAGACCGGCATCGTCTTCACCATGACGCTTGGCATCGGCCTGTTTACCCCGCCGATTGGCACCAACATCTTCGTCGTCTGCAATGTCGCAAAAATCGACATGTGGTCGGTCTCGAAATGGCTGGTTCCCTATTGGATTGCCAGCGTGGTTTGTGTCGCGGCGCTTGTCGCTTTCCCCATCCTGACCGAATGGCTTCCAAGCCTGTTTGGAGTTTAA
- the ppk2 gene encoding polyphosphate kinase 2 produces MDDEQQAGSRGVTLRIRGELRAFDIDDPALPDWVEKEALSSGGHPYDKKLKREVYEEELKKLQIELVKVQFWLQSTRKRVMALFEGRDAAGKGGTIHSILEYMNPRSVHNVALTKPSETELGQWYFQRYITHFPGGGDMSLFDRSWYNRAVVEPVMGFCTPDQYEHFLEQAPRFEKLIRQEGIYFFKFWLDIGQEMQIKRFHDRRHDPLKVWKLSPMDIAALDKWGDYTEKRDRMLKETHTKHAPWVVAKANDKRRAHLNVIRHMLLSLDYEGRDIKAIGEIDKKIVAEAPDML; encoded by the coding sequence ATGGATGACGAGCAGCAGGCAGGCAGCCGCGGCGTAACTTTGCGGATCAGGGGTGAATTGCGCGCCTTTGATATCGACGATCCGGCTCTGCCGGACTGGGTTGAAAAGGAAGCGCTGAGCTCTGGCGGTCATCCCTATGACAAGAAGTTGAAACGAGAGGTCTATGAGGAGGAGTTGAAGAAACTTCAGATCGAACTGGTCAAGGTACAATTCTGGCTACAATCGACCCGCAAACGGGTGATGGCCCTGTTCGAGGGGCGGGATGCGGCTGGCAAGGGCGGCACCATTCATTCTATTCTCGAATATATGAATCCCCGCTCGGTCCACAACGTCGCCTTGACCAAGCCGTCAGAAACTGAACTCGGTCAATGGTATTTTCAACGCTATATCACCCATTTTCCCGGCGGAGGCGACATGTCGCTGTTCGATAGATCCTGGTATAATCGCGCTGTGGTCGAGCCGGTCATGGGCTTTTGCACGCCCGACCAATACGAACACTTCCTGGAACAGGCGCCACGGTTTGAAAAACTGATCCGGCAGGAGGGTATTTATTTCTTCAAATTCTGGCTCGATATCGGTCAGGAAATGCAGATCAAACGCTTTCACGACCGCCGTCACGATCCGTTGAAGGTCTGGAAACTATCGCCCATGGACATCGCCGCCCTGGATAAATGGGGCGACTATACCGAAAAACGCGACCGGATGCTGAAGGAAACCCATACCAAGCATGCCCCCTGGGTTGTGGCCAAGGCCAATGACAAGCGCCGCGCCCATCTCAATGTCATAAGGCACATGCTGCTTTCCCTTGACTATGAGGGTCGCGACATAAAGGCGATCGGCGAGATCGACAAAAAGATCGTTGCCGAGGCGCCGGATATGCTCTGA
- a CDS encoding substrate-binding domain-containing protein, which yields MNMLKLSVAALVASVAFAGAAAARDQVQIAGSSTVLPYAKIVAETFGETFTKFKTPVVESGGTGAGLKEFCKGVGPETIDIANASRPINKAEAEACKAAGVTDIQEVKFGYDGIVFAVDSSNKDLALVPTDLYKGLAAEVVVDGKLVANPYKKWSEVNKDLPDTDIMAFIPGEKHGTREVFEEKIMTQGCKDTKSLDAIKAALNDDKAAAKKCIAVRKDGKAVDIDGDYSETLARIAANKTAIGVFGLSFYENNADKLKVATVSGVKPSVETVATGKYPVSRPLFFYVKKAHLGVIPGMKEYVDFFLSEQMIGPDGPLANYGLVPAPDKEREEFRAKFTAGK from the coding sequence ATGAATATGCTGAAACTGTCCGTAGCGGCTCTGGTCGCCTCAGTCGCCTTTGCTGGCGCCGCCGCTGCGCGTGATCAGGTCCAGATCGCTGGTTCCTCCACCGTTCTTCCTTATGCCAAGATCGTTGCTGAAACCTTTGGCGAGACCTTTACCAAGTTCAAGACCCCGGTCGTCGAATCCGGCGGTACCGGCGCTGGCCTGAAGGAATTCTGCAAGGGCGTTGGTCCGGAAACCATCGATATCGCCAATGCTTCGCGTCCGATCAACAAGGCTGAAGCCGAAGCCTGTAAGGCAGCTGGCGTGACCGACATCCAGGAAGTCAAGTTCGGCTATGACGGCATCGTTTTCGCCGTCGACAGCTCCAACAAGGACCTCGCTCTGGTCCCGACCGACCTTTACAAGGGTCTGGCTGCGGAAGTCGTGGTTGACGGCAAGCTCGTTGCCAACCCCTACAAGAAGTGGTCGGAAGTCAACAAGGACCTGCCGGACACCGATATCATGGCGTTCATTCCGGGCGAAAAGCACGGCACGCGCGAAGTCTTCGAAGAGAAGATCATGACGCAAGGCTGCAAGGACACCAAATCGCTGGACGCGATCAAGGCTGCTTTGAACGATGACAAGGCCGCTGCAAAGAAGTGCATCGCCGTGCGCAAGGATGGCAAGGCTGTCGATATCGATGGCGATTACAGCGAAACGCTGGCCCGCATCGCTGCCAACAAGACCGCCATTGGCGTGTTTGGCCTGTCCTTCTATGAAAACAACGCCGACAAGCTGAAGGTCGCCACCGTTTCCGGCGTCAAGCCTTCGGTTGAAACGGTTGCCACCGGCAAGTACCCGGTTTCGCGTCCGCTGTTCTTCTACGTCAAGAAGGCCCATCTCGGCGTTATTCCTGGCATGAAGGAATATGTCGACTTCTTCCTGTCCGAGCAGATGATCGGCCCTGACGGCCCGCTGGCCAATTACGGCCTGGTTCCAGCTCCCGACAAGGAGCGTGAAGAGTTCCGCGCCAAGTTCACCGCTGGCAAGTAA
- the phoR gene encoding phosphate regulon sensor histidine kinase PhoR, which yields MTILVSGSAVLAGADSEFGVVLLLFSLIVILLYKGTEDKDPPVHLPMAPSPVLPHGEEVEGLVQATIAAIDLPCVVFGSDGGVVFQNGAAEKAFGKLETGMHISARWRSPGILDMVRETVGNGLPNQIEHSEVLPSERVFAVRVAPLSLPQLKRDSALFVMTFRDISELRRIDRMRSDFVANASHELRTPLASLRGFIETLLGPARNDLKAQERFLGIMLDQANRMSRLVDDLLSLSRLELKAHLAPDQKVALQPVLSHVRDSLTPLAAELDVDLRLHLPQESIEVTGDRDELIQVFENLIENACKYGQEGKQVDVFLRQKASGVEVSVVDKGPGVPAEDVPRLTERFYRVSVADSRSKKGTGLGLAIVKHILTRHRARLIIRSELGQGTDFTVRF from the coding sequence ATGACAATCCTCGTCTCCGGCTCAGCAGTGCTGGCCGGTGCCGATAGCGAGTTCGGCGTCGTCTTGCTGCTGTTTTCGCTGATCGTCATCCTGCTCTATAAAGGCACCGAAGACAAAGATCCGCCAGTGCATTTGCCCATGGCGCCCTCGCCCGTCTTGCCGCATGGCGAGGAAGTCGAGGGGCTTGTGCAGGCGACAATCGCGGCCATCGACCTGCCCTGCGTGGTTTTCGGCTCGGATGGAGGCGTCGTCTTCCAGAACGGCGCCGCCGAAAAGGCCTTTGGCAAACTGGAAACCGGCATGCATATTTCCGCCCGCTGGCGGTCGCCCGGCATTCTCGACATGGTGCGCGAGACCGTTGGCAATGGTTTGCCCAACCAGATTGAACATTCCGAGGTGCTGCCCTCCGAGCGGGTCTTCGCGGTGCGGGTCGCGCCCCTGTCCCTGCCGCAGCTGAAGAGGGATTCAGCCCTTTTCGTCATGACGTTTCGCGATATTTCGGAACTGCGCCGCATTGACAGAATGCGTTCTGATTTCGTCGCCAATGCCAGCCACGAACTGCGCACGCCGCTTGCCTCCTTGCGCGGTTTCATCGAGACCCTGCTGGGCCCAGCCCGCAACGACCTGAAGGCGCAGGAGCGTTTTCTGGGCATCATGCTGGATCAGGCCAACCGGATGAGCCGGCTGGTGGACGATCTGCTGTCCCTGTCCCGGCTGGAGCTGAAAGCCCATCTGGCGCCCGACCAGAAAGTGGCGCTACAGCCCGTTCTGAGCCATGTGCGTGACAGCCTGACCCCCCTTGCCGCGGAGCTGGATGTGGATCTGCGCCTGCATCTGCCACAGGAGAGCATCGAGGTCACCGGCGACCGCGACGAACTGATCCAGGTGTTCGAAAACCTGATCGAAAATGCCTGCAAATATGGCCAGGAAGGCAAGCAGGTGGATGTCTTTCTGCGCCAGAAGGCGAGCGGCGTGGAAGTCAGCGTGGTGGACAAGGGGCCAGGCGTGCCTGCCGAAGATGTACCGCGCCTGACGGAGCGCTTTTATCGTGTCAGTGTTGCCGATAGCCGCTCAAAAAAAGGGACCGGATTGGGGCTTGCCATCGTCAAGCATATCCTGACCCGCCACCGGGCACGGCTGATCATCCGCTCGGAACTGGGCCAGGGGACCGATTTTACCGTCCGATTTTGA
- a CDS encoding MFS transporter has translation MISNALASMLARRNIHYGWIVVAATFLTMLVTAGAMGAPGVLIKPLQDEFGWETSQISSALAVRLVLFGLMGPFSAAFMNYFGVRKVIVFAMILISSGFIGSLFMTKIWQLLVLWGVVVGLGTGLTAMVLAATVSARWFTRHRGLVVGMLSASSATGQLVFLPLMAQLTESYGWRMTVFFVCGMILLAALVVLAVMRDRPSDLNLPSFGEEQVIPPPPQTGGLLTMLATPVSVLREVSKTSTFWILFATFFICGLSTNGLIQTHFVTLCGDFGILPVAAASVLAVMGIFDFFGTIGSGWLSDRFDNRWLLFWYYGLRGLSLLFLPFSDFSFYGLSIFAVFYGLDWIATVPPTVKIAADRFGREKAGIVFGWVFTGHQLGAATAAYGAGLSRTQLQSYLPAFFIAGAFCLLASILAITLEKTGRSAPSAAH, from the coding sequence ATGATCTCCAATGCACTTGCCTCCATGCTGGCACGGCGCAACATCCACTATGGCTGGATCGTTGTCGCAGCAACCTTTCTCACCATGCTGGTCACGGCAGGTGCCATGGGCGCCCCAGGCGTGCTCATCAAGCCACTTCAGGATGAGTTTGGCTGGGAGACCTCGCAGATTTCTTCAGCGCTTGCCGTACGGCTGGTGCTGTTTGGCTTGATGGGGCCGTTCTCGGCGGCGTTCATGAATTATTTCGGCGTTCGCAAAGTCATCGTTTTCGCAATGATCCTGATTTCCAGCGGCTTCATTGGGTCATTGTTCATGACCAAGATCTGGCAGCTTCTGGTGCTTTGGGGCGTGGTCGTCGGCCTTGGTACAGGACTGACGGCCATGGTGCTCGCCGCTACCGTTTCGGCCCGCTGGTTCACCAGGCATCGCGGCCTCGTCGTCGGCATGCTCTCGGCAAGCTCTGCTACCGGTCAACTGGTTTTCCTGCCGCTGATGGCGCAATTGACGGAAAGCTATGGCTGGCGAATGACAGTGTTTTTCGTTTGCGGCATGATCTTGCTGGCTGCACTCGTCGTGCTGGCGGTTATGCGCGACCGTCCCTCCGATCTCAACCTGCCCTCTTTTGGGGAGGAGCAGGTGATACCGCCACCGCCACAGACCGGCGGCCTGCTGACAATGCTGGCAACACCCGTTTCCGTGCTCAGGGAGGTGTCAAAGACGTCCACCTTCTGGATTCTGTTTGCGACATTCTTCATCTGCGGTCTCAGCACAAATGGCCTGATCCAGACGCATTTCGTCACGCTCTGCGGCGATTTCGGCATTCTGCCGGTGGCCGCCGCCAGTGTGCTTGCGGTGATGGGCATTTTCGACTTCTTTGGAACGATCGGCTCCGGCTGGCTCTCTGATCGCTTCGACAATCGCTGGCTGCTCTTCTGGTATTATGGCCTGCGCGGCCTGTCTTTGCTCTTCCTGCCGTTCAGCGATTTCAGCTTCTACGGACTGTCGATCTTTGCTGTCTTCTACGGCCTGGACTGGATTGCCACCGTGCCCCCAACCGTGAAGATCGCCGCCGACCGCTTCGGTCGTGAAAAAGCAGGTATCGTTTTCGGCTGGGTCTTTACCGGTCATCAATTGGGCGCTGCGACCGCAGCCTATGGTGCCGGTCTGTCACGCACGCAGTTGCAGAGCTATTTACCCGCTTTCTTCATCGCCGGAGCTTTCTGCTTGCTGGCCTCGATCCTGGCGATTACCCTGGAGAAAACCGGTCGTTCAGCGCCCTCGGCAGCCCATTGA
- a CDS encoding NAD(P)H-dependent flavin oxidoreductase — MALPDILSRHLRLPVIASPLFIISHPRLTLAQCKAGVVGAFPALNARPEAQLDEWLDEITQELAAHDRANPERPAAPFAVNQIVHGSNKRLEHDLGMCVKYKVPIVISSLGAVPEVNAAIHSYGGIVLHDVINNRHAHSAIRKGADGLIAVAAGAGGHAGTLSPFALIQEIREWFDGPLLLAGSISTGGAILAAQAAGADMAYIGSPFIATQEARAPDAYKQALVEASATDIVYSNYFTGIHGNYLRSSIVAAGLDPDKLPEADPSKMDFGSAVTGAKAWKDIWGCGQGIGAIKAVEPVAALVDRLDTEYRAARDRICGKV; from the coding sequence ATGGCTCTTCCAGATATCCTGTCTCGTCACCTCAGACTTCCGGTGATTGCATCGCCTTTGTTCATCATTTCGCATCCGCGCCTGACGCTGGCGCAGTGCAAGGCAGGTGTGGTTGGCGCGTTCCCTGCGTTGAACGCCCGGCCTGAAGCGCAGTTGGACGAATGGCTGGATGAGATTACGCAGGAGCTTGCCGCCCATGACCGCGCAAATCCCGAGCGTCCGGCAGCGCCGTTCGCCGTCAACCAGATCGTTCATGGCTCCAACAAACGGCTGGAGCACGACCTGGGCATGTGCGTCAAATACAAGGTGCCGATCGTCATCTCTTCGCTGGGCGCCGTGCCGGAGGTGAATGCTGCCATCCACTCCTATGGCGGTATCGTGCTGCATGACGTGATCAACAATCGCCATGCCCATTCGGCGATCCGCAAAGGCGCTGACGGCCTGATCGCGGTTGCCGCCGGGGCTGGCGGCCATGCGGGAACGTTGTCACCCTTCGCGCTTATCCAGGAAATCCGCGAATGGTTCGACGGGCCTTTGCTGCTTGCCGGTTCGATCTCGACCGGCGGCGCCATTCTTGCTGCTCAAGCAGCCGGTGCCGACATGGCCTATATCGGTTCGCCCTTCATTGCCACGCAAGAGGCGCGGGCGCCGGATGCCTACAAGCAGGCTCTCGTTGAGGCCAGTGCCACCGATATCGTCTACTCTAACTATTTTACCGGCATTCACGGCAATTACCTGCGCTCCTCCATCGTAGCCGCAGGTCTGGACCCGGACAAGCTGCCGGAGGCAGATCCCAGCAAGATGGATTTCGGCAGCGCCGTCACCGGCGCCAAGGCCTGGAAGGACATCTGGGGCTGCGGTCAAGGCATCGGTGCCATCAAGGCCGTGGAGCCTGTTGCTGCATTGGTGGATCGGCTGGACACGGAATATCGCGCCGCCCGGGACAGGATCTGCGGAAAAGTGTAA
- a CDS encoding plasmid stabilization protein, with translation MPRGDKSAYTDKQKRKAEHIEESYESRGVPEKEAQSRAWATVNKESGGGNKSGSGRGHPESHAASQKGGREGGKASAARTREERSASAKKAAATRKHNEQHAHH, from the coding sequence ATGCCCCGTGGTGACAAATCCGCTTATACCGACAAGCAAAAACGCAAGGCCGAACATATCGAAGAAAGTTACGAAAGCCGTGGCGTGCCCGAAAAGGAAGCGCAAAGCCGCGCCTGGGCGACGGTGAACAAAGAAAGCGGTGGCGGCAACAAGTCTGGCTCAGGTCGGGGCCACCCCGAAAGCCACGCAGCCTCGCAAAAAGGTGGACGCGAGGGTGGCAAGGCGTCTGCTGCAAGAACCAGGGAAGAACGATCTGCCTCCGCAAAGAAGGCCGCAGCGACCCGTAAACATAATGAGCAGCATGCCCATCATTGA
- a CDS encoding LysR family transcriptional regulator produces the protein MRNLDSDALASFVAVAETGSFTAAAERLGRTQAAVSMAIGKWEERLDLRLFDRGHRRVTLTPIGERLLGYARRIRAIEDEALATLLEGRNESRVRLGMPDDYLTLFGTALMQRFAPQHPKVNLDLQYDFSHHLEGMVESRELDIAIITQSPAEPKGELIRLERQVWCAAPNRYPEQSSTVQLALFPDGCRSRPQVLAALDRADRRWRIVYSSSDIAGIQLAVHSGDLLTVLPETAVPANWRKLGVDDGLPELPILRLAMVLPQQPRLPVRQLATFLRAEFQHSLSTA, from the coding sequence ATGCGCAATCTCGATAGCGACGCACTGGCAAGCTTTGTAGCTGTTGCCGAGACAGGCAGTTTCACGGCGGCGGCGGAACGGCTGGGGCGCACGCAGGCAGCGGTCAGCATGGCGATCGGCAAATGGGAGGAGCGTCTTGATCTGCGGTTGTTCGATCGCGGGCATCGCCGGGTCACCTTGACGCCGATCGGGGAAAGGTTGCTTGGCTATGCGCGGCGCATACGGGCAATCGAGGATGAAGCCCTGGCCACGCTGCTTGAAGGCCGCAATGAAAGCCGCGTTCGGCTCGGCATGCCCGATGACTACCTGACACTGTTCGGCACGGCGCTGATGCAGCGTTTTGCGCCACAGCATCCCAAGGTCAATCTGGACCTGCAATATGATTTCTCTCACCATCTGGAAGGCATGGTTGAAAGCCGGGAGCTGGACATTGCCATCATAACGCAAAGTCCGGCCGAGCCTAAGGGGGAGTTGATCCGCCTGGAACGGCAGGTTTGGTGCGCGGCCCCAAACCGTTACCCGGAACAGAGCAGTACGGTTCAACTGGCGCTTTTTCCGGACGGCTGCCGGTCCCGGCCACAGGTTCTGGCAGCGCTGGATCGTGCAGATCGTCGCTGGCGGATTGTTTATTCGTCATCAGATATCGCTGGAATTCAGCTGGCGGTTCATTCGGGAGACCTGTTGACGGTCCTGCCGGAGACGGCGGTGCCTGCGAACTGGCGCAAGCTGGGGGTTGATGATGGTCTGCCGGAACTGCCGATCTTGCGGCTGGCAATGGTTCTGCCCCAGCAACCGCGCCTGCCGGTCAGGCAATTGGCGACGTTCCTGCGTGCAGAATTCCAGCATTCTCTTTCTACCGCATAA
- a CDS encoding TRAP transporter small permease, which yields MDQFSENPSPGGWGWLKRIFEFAGVLAFIVMFVSTLLGVIARYFGLGGFEWSFEVAGIAFIWIIFIGLINAEVRGENVAFEAFKHSAPPGLRAAFNAIANLALLTMGLAFVISGWAVWQRSWKVPTSVLRMPTGVITATILILGVAAVCIALYRLSHRVRPLPEKPQEGSLR from the coding sequence ATGGATCAGTTTTCAGAAAACCCCTCACCCGGCGGGTGGGGGTGGTTGAAGCGCATCTTCGAGTTTGCGGGTGTGCTGGCCTTCATCGTCATGTTCGTCTCAACCCTGCTTGGCGTGATTGCCCGCTATTTCGGTTTGGGCGGTTTCGAATGGTCCTTTGAAGTCGCGGGGATCGCGTTCATCTGGATCATCTTCATCGGGTTGATCAATGCCGAAGTGCGCGGTGAAAACGTCGCTTTCGAAGCCTTTAAGCACAGCGCCCCGCCCGGTCTGCGGGCCGCCTTCAATGCCATCGCCAACTTGGCGCTTCTGACCATGGGGCTGGCTTTCGTCATCAGTGGCTGGGCAGTCTGGCAGCGCTCGTGGAAGGTGCCGACATCCGTCCTGCGCATGCCGACCGGGGTGATCACCGCGACCATCCTCATTCTTGGTGTCGCAGCCGTCTGCATTGCGCTCTACCGCCTTTCCCACAGGGTTCGTCCATTGCCGGAAAAGCCACAGGAGGGATCATTGCGATGA
- a CDS encoding TRAP transporter substrate-binding protein: MFTLNKSSRLHAIMLGTVLGLSSLWSSTANAETTLRLAHASAPESLINEAVQKFATEVGENTKGSVKVQIFPNAQLGDEGPIADGVGAGSIDIGLGGAVDAIDPRLNVLSLPFLFKDASNVHAFLDGEQGQKIQRLGEERGYVMLGVLDSGFRQFATSKPIEKPADLAGVKIRTPPNPVILATMKQLGALAESIPFGQVYTALQSHVVAAVEPEMRDYWDSKWYEVAKDLSISNYIWTANWWYMNKDKLDSLTPDEQAAVKKAATDTVIWYRSALDKAYADTQKKLEGKGVKVTKVDTAPFVALVSPVYAQFSKEWGSDLVSAVKQAASAN; this comes from the coding sequence ATGTTCACTCTCAACAAAAGCAGCCGGCTGCACGCCATCATGCTCGGCACCGTACTTGGTCTTTCCAGCCTTTGGTCCAGCACCGCCAATGCTGAAACAACATTGCGGCTGGCGCATGCTTCGGCGCCTGAAAGCCTGATCAATGAAGCAGTTCAAAAATTCGCAACGGAAGTTGGTGAGAATACCAAGGGATCGGTCAAGGTTCAGATCTTCCCGAACGCCCAACTGGGCGACGAAGGGCCAATCGCCGATGGCGTCGGTGCAGGCTCGATCGACATCGGTCTTGGCGGTGCGGTCGATGCCATCGATCCACGCCTCAACGTGCTGTCGCTGCCGTTCCTGTTCAAGGACGCATCAAACGTTCACGCATTTCTCGATGGCGAACAAGGCCAGAAGATCCAACGCCTCGGCGAGGAGCGCGGCTATGTGATGCTCGGCGTGCTCGACTCCGGCTTTCGCCAGTTCGCCACCAGCAAGCCCATTGAAAAGCCTGCGGATCTGGCCGGCGTAAAAATTCGCACGCCTCCCAATCCCGTCATTCTGGCCACCATGAAGCAGCTTGGCGCCTTGGCGGAATCCATTCCTTTCGGTCAGGTTTATACAGCGCTGCAATCGCATGTCGTTGCTGCCGTTGAGCCTGAAATGCGCGATTACTGGGACTCCAAATGGTACGAGGTCGCCAAGGACCTGTCGATCTCCAATTACATCTGGACCGCCAACTGGTGGTACATGAACAAGGACAAGCTGGATTCGCTGACGCCTGACGAACAGGCCGCCGTGAAGAAGGCGGCGACAGACACCGTCATCTGGTATCGCAGCGCGCTAGACAAGGCCTATGCCGACACCCAGAAGAAGCTCGAGGGCAAGGGCGTCAAGGTGACGAAAGTGGATACCGCACCGTTTGTCGCGCTGGTCTCGCCGGTCTACGCCCAATTCTCGAAAGAATGGGGCAGCGATCTGGTGTCGGCAGTGAAACAAGCCGCAAGCGCGAACTGA